The following are from one region of the Planctomycetia bacterium genome:
- a CDS encoding thiamine pyrophosphate-binding protein — MSRGNTIPFQRRLAPVDFSERGVENLSIGEYLIQRLMDYGIQDIFGIPGDYILSFYSMLEQSPIRVIGCCSEDNAGFAADAYARITGMGAVCVTYCVGGFKLTNPIAGAYAEKSPVVMITGSPGVRERFNNPLLHHRVRDFRTQLEVFEKICVAGTELNDPLVAFREIDRCLEAAARYKRPVYIEIPRDMVKVVPGAPYEPSISPPQSDHDALAEAVQEAGDLVRRARRPIIIAGVEVHRYGLQDALLQLAEGSGIPIASTMLGKSVVAETHPLYAGLYEGGMGREEVTKFVEDSDLIVLLGTFMTDIDLGIYTANLDPRKCIFATSEQLQIRHHHYHGVLLEDFIHGLAEQRLDPPPRKVPPLPPGWGDDFRLKPEAPITITRLMARLNLELDENTIVIADVGDALFAASELVTHGRTEFISPAYYTSMGFAVPAALGAGVARPHLRTVAIVGDGAFQMNGQELSSIVRLGFNTIVIILDNKGYGTERFLHPGDFNDIHPWAYHKLPEIYGGGTGYEVRTELEFDQALRAAWEDTSAMSIIQVHIALDDVSKALRRLAEKLSKRV, encoded by the coding sequence ATGTCGCGAGGGAACACGATTCCGTTTCAACGCCGGTTGGCGCCGGTCGATTTCAGTGAACGCGGGGTGGAAAACCTTTCCATCGGCGAATACCTGATCCAACGCCTGATGGATTACGGAATCCAGGACATCTTCGGCATCCCCGGAGACTACATCCTCAGCTTCTACTCCATGCTGGAGCAGAGTCCCATCCGCGTGATCGGCTGCTGCAGCGAGGACAACGCCGGGTTCGCCGCCGACGCCTACGCCCGCATCACCGGCATGGGCGCCGTCTGCGTCACTTACTGCGTGGGCGGTTTCAAGCTCACCAATCCCATCGCCGGCGCCTACGCCGAAAAATCGCCCGTGGTGATGATCACCGGCTCCCCTGGCGTCCGCGAGCGGTTCAACAACCCGCTGCTGCACCACCGCGTCCGCGATTTCCGCACGCAGCTCGAAGTCTTCGAGAAAATCTGCGTCGCCGGCACCGAGTTGAACGACCCGCTGGTCGCCTTCCGCGAAATTGACCGCTGCCTGGAAGCCGCCGCGCGCTACAAGCGCCCGGTCTACATCGAAATCCCGCGCGACATGGTCAAGGTCGTCCCCGGCGCGCCGTACGAACCATCGATCAGCCCGCCGCAAAGCGATCACGACGCGCTGGCCGAAGCGGTCCAGGAAGCCGGCGATCTGGTCCGCCGCGCGCGCCGGCCGATCATCATCGCCGGCGTCGAAGTCCACCGTTACGGCCTGCAAGACGCGCTCTTGCAACTGGCCGAAGGCTCCGGCATCCCCATCGCCAGCACGATGCTCGGTAAAAGCGTCGTCGCCGAAACGCATCCGCTCTATGCCGGTCTGTACGAAGGGGGCATGGGTCGCGAGGAAGTGACGAAGTTCGTCGAGGACAGCGATCTCATCGTCCTCCTCGGCACGTTCATGACCGATATCGACCTCGGCATTTACACCGCCAATCTCGATCCCAGAAAGTGCATCTTCGCCACCAGCGAGCAGTTGCAAATCCGCCATCACCACTATCACGGCGTGCTGCTGGAAGATTTCATCCACGGCCTCGCCGAGCAGCGGCTCGATCCGCCGCCCAGAAAAGTCCCGCCGTTGCCGCCCGGCTGGGGCGATGATTTTCGCTTGAAACCGGAGGCCCCGATCACGATCACCCGCCTGATGGCGCGGCTCAACCTGGAACTCGACGAGAACACGATCGTGATCGCCGACGTCGGCGACGCCCTGTTCGCGGCCAGCGAACTGGTCACGCACGGCCGCACCGAGTTCATCTCGCCCGCCTACTACACGTCGATGGGCTTCGCCGTCCCCGCGGCCTTAGGCGCCGGCGTCGCGCGGCCGCACCTGCGCACGGTCGCCATCGTCGGCGACGGCGCGTTCCAGATGAACGGCCAGGAACTCTCCTCGATCGTCCGGCTCGGGTTCAACACGATCGTGATCATCCTCGACAACAAAGGCTACGGCACCGAACGCTTCCTCCACCCCGGCGACTTCAACGACATCCACCCCTGGGCCTACCACAAGCTCCCGGAAATCTACGGCGGCGGCACCGGCTACGAAGTCCGGACCGAACTAGAATTCGACCAGGCCTTACGCGCCGCCTGGGAAGACACGAGCGCCATGAGCATCATCCAGGTGCATATTGCGCTGGATGACGTAAGCAAGGCGCTGCGGCGGTTGGCTGAGAAGCTGAGTAAGCGGGTCTGA
- a CDS encoding site-specific DNA-methyltransferase yields the protein MLEGAVEIESYLPASVANIDDPQTDLPRIAKNQALMTEIERAIPLVPTWHKLFRRDSRDLLAELNSVHLVLTSPPYWTLKEYNKSKGQLGDIASYEAFLDELDNVWRKCFDALVPGGRLICVVGDVCLSRRQNGGRHTVVPLHASIQERCRAIGFDNLAPIIWYKIANAQLEADGNGSSFLGKPYEPNSVIKNDIEFILMQRKPGGYRTPRLAARILSLISEPNHRTWFQQIWQGVTGASTRNHPAPYPMELASRLIRMFSFVGDTVFDPFMGTGTTSLAAALCGRNSIGCEVDPEYFAYAHKRVSSKTSGLFSTTTVDAVQ from the coding sequence ATGCTTGAGGGCGCGGTCGAGATTGAGAGTTACTTGCCAGCGTCTGTTGCGAACATTGATGACCCGCAAACAGATCTCCCGAGGATCGCGAAGAATCAGGCCTTGATGACGGAGATCGAGCGGGCGATTCCGCTAGTTCCCACGTGGCATAAGCTGTTTCGGCGAGATTCTCGCGATCTGCTTGCGGAATTGAATTCCGTTCATCTGGTTCTTACATCGCCACCTTATTGGACTCTGAAGGAATACAATAAGTCAAAGGGCCAACTTGGTGATATCGCCAGCTACGAAGCATTCCTAGACGAACTCGACAACGTTTGGAGAAAGTGTTTTGACGCCTTGGTTCCAGGCGGGCGACTTATTTGCGTTGTCGGCGACGTTTGCCTTTCGCGTCGGCAGAATGGCGGACGCCACACCGTCGTGCCTTTGCATGCTTCCATTCAAGAGCGCTGCCGTGCCATCGGATTTGACAACCTTGCCCCGATTATTTGGTACAAGATTGCCAACGCGCAGCTCGAGGCCGACGGCAATGGCTCCAGTTTTCTTGGCAAGCCGTACGAACCGAATTCTGTCATTAAAAATGACATCGAGTTCATCTTGATGCAGCGAAAGCCAGGCGGTTATCGCACCCCGCGGCTCGCCGCGCGAATTCTGAGTCTTATTTCAGAGCCGAATCATCGCACGTGGTTTCAGCAGATCTGGCAAGGCGTTACGGGGGCCTCGACGCGCAATCATCCGGCGCCATATCCCATGGAGTTGGCGTCGCGCCTCATTCGCATGTTTTCCTTTGTCGGAGATACGGTATTCGATCCGTTCATGGGAACGGGAACGACATCGCTTGCAGCAGCGCTGTGTGGTCGCAATAGCATCGGTTGCGAAGTGGATCCAGAGTACTTCGCATATGCTCATAAAAGAGTCTCATCTAAAACGTCGGGGTTGTTCAGCACGACAACCGTCGATGCGGTCCAATAG
- a CDS encoding PaeR7I family type II restriction endonuclease, giving the protein MQANRQGGDVGDKDRGDRSAVTGGRHLDGFGELIAALLEEAGLQRATIYWRKKTELPGWYRAEKSWDLLVVADKRLVAIVEFKSHVGSFGNNFNNRVEESLGNAVDLWAAYEEGAFRPSDRPWLGYFMLLEDAPKSTAAVRVRERHFDVFPEFKNSSYAERYMLLLTKLVRSRLYDSACLILSPEVLPRPATIEK; this is encoded by the coding sequence TTGCAGGCCAATCGTCAGGGCGGCGATGTCGGCGACAAGGATCGGGGCGACCGAAGCGCTGTGACCGGCGGAAGGCATCTTGATGGATTTGGAGAACTCATCGCTGCGCTGCTTGAGGAGGCGGGGCTTCAACGCGCGACGATCTATTGGAGGAAGAAAACCGAACTGCCAGGTTGGTATCGGGCGGAGAAAAGTTGGGACCTGCTGGTGGTCGCCGACAAGCGATTGGTCGCCATTGTGGAGTTCAAATCTCATGTAGGATCGTTTGGGAACAACTTCAACAACCGCGTCGAAGAATCGCTGGGAAATGCTGTCGACCTTTGGGCTGCTTATGAAGAAGGTGCTTTTCGCCCATCTGATCGACCCTGGTTGGGCTACTTCATGTTGCTTGAAGACGCGCCGAAGTCCACCGCCGCCGTGCGTGTGAGGGAGAGGCATTTTGACGTATTTCCAGAATTCAAGAATTCGTCTTACGCCGAGCGATACATGCTGTTGCTGACAAAGCTCGTGCGGTCGCGACTCTATGATTCAGCGTGTTTGATCTTGTCGCCCGAAGTGCTGCCAAGACCGGCAACTATCGAGAAATAA